A region of Methyloversatilis discipulorum DNA encodes the following proteins:
- a CDS encoding thioredoxin family protein, producing the protein MSLTVLCLCAEWCGTCRDFQTSFDEVSARRAADNCRWVDIEVHDELLARLDIEIESLPTLIILDDDGEVRFAGPIAPFLDVAMRLCRTADEGVLLADPDDVLVSRAPALVSALTDG; encoded by the coding sequence ATGAGCCTCACCGTTCTCTGTTTGTGCGCCGAGTGGTGCGGCACCTGCCGCGACTTTCAAACGTCTTTTGATGAAGTAAGCGCGAGGCGTGCCGCCGACAACTGCAGGTGGGTGGATATCGAGGTGCATGACGAGCTACTTGCCCGCCTGGATATCGAGATCGAGAGCCTGCCAACCCTGATCATTCTTGACGACGACGGTGAGGTCCGCTTTGCCGGACCGATCGCGCCCTTCCTCGACGTCGCGATGCGCCTTTGCCGGACCGCAGACGAAGGCGTTCTTCTTGCCGACCCGGACGACGTACTTGTGTCACGGGCGCCTGCTCTTGTCTCGGCGCTCACGGATGGCTGA
- a CDS encoding EAL domain-containing protein, with amino-acid sequence MNTVDTTRSALERYLCALPRIADGDHPLWATPDGRVAGRFMRSSLSSVFQPLRRLDDGALAGHEAFVRSFDATGGDLSPWNLFANAAEDDALIELDRLCRTLHVLNYFGRPGNTGSLFLNVHGRLMLAVGEDHGSAFGRVLSALKIERRKVIIESPDAMTSDFAMLAYVMLNYRYNGYRIGVNLLNAAQLDELLRHVRPDFVKLDAGRDDTLRDLPQHAKTCARHGIELIVRRIGSNAMLARVRAAGVRLGQGYALGHPAPAAAFPNP; translated from the coding sequence ATGAACACCGTCGACACCACCCGGTCGGCGCTCGAGCGCTACCTTTGCGCGCTGCCGCGCATCGCCGACGGCGATCACCCACTGTGGGCGACGCCCGATGGTCGCGTGGCCGGCCGCTTCATGCGCAGCAGCCTGTCCTCCGTGTTCCAGCCGCTGCGTCGGCTGGACGATGGCGCGCTGGCCGGTCATGAGGCCTTCGTCCGCTCCTTCGACGCCACCGGCGGCGATCTGTCGCCGTGGAACCTGTTCGCCAACGCGGCGGAGGACGACGCGCTGATAGAGCTCGACCGCCTGTGCCGGACGCTTCATGTGCTGAACTACTTCGGTCGCCCAGGCAACACTGGAAGCCTCTTCCTGAACGTCCACGGCCGCCTGATGCTGGCCGTCGGCGAAGACCACGGCAGCGCCTTCGGACGTGTGCTGTCGGCGCTGAAGATCGAGCGCCGCAAGGTGATCATCGAATCGCCCGACGCCATGACCAGCGACTTCGCGATGCTGGCCTACGTGATGCTGAACTACCGCTACAACGGCTATCGCATCGGCGTGAATCTGTTGAACGCAGCGCAGCTGGACGAACTGCTGCGCCACGTCCGGCCGGATTTCGTCAAGCTCGACGCCGGGCGCGACGACACGCTGCGCGATCTGCCGCAGCACGCGAAGACCTGCGCCCGTCACGGCATCGAGCTCATCGTCCGCCGCATCGGCAGCAACGCCATGCTCGCCCGGGTACGCGCGGCCGGGGTGCGCCTCGGCCAGGGCTATGCGCTCGGTCATCCCGCGCCGGCCGCAGCATTCCCGAATCCCTGA
- a CDS encoding family 2A encapsulin nanocompartment cargo protein cysteine desulfurase translates to MSGLSSPLPPGAPDESVLSRLASELFAALPGQTPPSFDAPLAVAPAPTPQSPVPSVPASAPSSTAAAAAPVAPQHGLSLGASSPKLVPHATAQNHVPDVAADAYPVGSPRAGVAQGVPEAYAAALPPLGGASAFPQPGGASAPSSPYYFLGEASALQSAPAQVDDRVSARSFGLPGDDALRGLLAEPSREVQPAAPSAPAYYFVDSQAAPTVGHAGRVPNADAGRHPPFDVNAVRRDFPILAERVNGRPLVWFDNAATTQKPQAVIDRLAYFYAHENSNIHRAAHELAARATDAYEAARQKVARFIGAGSVEEIIFVRGATEAINLVAKSWGAKNIGAGDEIIVSHLEHHANIVPWQQLAAEKGAKIRVIPVDDSGQVLLDEYKRLLNEKTKLVAVTQVSNALGTVVPVQEIVELAHRAGARTLVDGAQSVSHMRVNVRALDTDFFVFSGHKIFGPTGIGVVYGKRNVLEDMPPWQGGGNMIQDVTFERTIFHPPPARFEAGTGNIADAVGLGAALDYVDRIGIENIARYEHDLLVYATHAIRDIPGVRLIGTAADKASVLSFVLKGYTTDEVGQALNEEGIAVRTGHHCAQPILRRFGLETTVRPSLAFYNTCEEVDRFANVVRRLAGQRRG, encoded by the coding sequence GTGAGCGGTCTGAGCTCACCGCTGCCGCCCGGCGCGCCGGACGAGTCGGTGCTGTCGCGCTTGGCCAGCGAGCTGTTCGCCGCGCTGCCCGGGCAGACGCCGCCTTCGTTCGATGCACCGCTGGCTGTTGCGCCGGCGCCGACACCGCAATCGCCAGTGCCGTCGGTCCCGGCCAGCGCGCCGTCGAGCACGGCTGCGGCGGCCGCACCGGTCGCACCGCAGCACGGTCTGTCGCTGGGCGCCTCGTCGCCCAAGCTGGTACCGCACGCGACCGCGCAGAATCATGTGCCCGACGTAGCGGCCGACGCCTACCCGGTCGGCTCGCCGCGCGCGGGCGTTGCACAGGGCGTGCCCGAGGCCTACGCGGCAGCGCTGCCGCCGCTCGGTGGCGCGTCCGCCTTCCCGCAGCCGGGCGGTGCTTCGGCGCCGTCGTCGCCGTACTACTTCCTCGGCGAGGCGAGCGCGCTGCAGTCGGCGCCTGCACAGGTCGATGACCGCGTCAGTGCCCGGTCCTTCGGCCTGCCAGGCGACGACGCGCTGCGCGGGCTGCTGGCCGAGCCCTCACGCGAGGTGCAGCCGGCCGCGCCCTCGGCGCCGGCCTACTACTTCGTCGACAGCCAGGCGGCGCCCACGGTCGGTCACGCCGGCCGGGTGCCGAATGCCGACGCCGGCCGTCATCCGCCTTTCGACGTCAATGCGGTGCGGCGGGACTTTCCGATACTCGCCGAGCGCGTGAATGGCAGGCCGCTGGTGTGGTTCGACAACGCCGCGACAACGCAGAAGCCGCAGGCGGTGATCGACCGGCTGGCCTACTTCTACGCGCACGAGAACTCGAACATCCACCGCGCGGCGCACGAACTGGCCGCCCGGGCGACCGATGCCTACGAGGCGGCGCGGCAGAAGGTGGCGCGCTTCATCGGCGCAGGTTCGGTCGAGGAAATCATCTTCGTGCGCGGCGCGACCGAGGCGATCAATCTGGTGGCCAAGAGCTGGGGTGCGAAGAATATCGGCGCCGGCGACGAAATCATCGTGTCGCACCTGGAACACCACGCCAACATCGTGCCCTGGCAGCAGCTGGCGGCTGAGAAGGGCGCGAAGATCCGCGTGATCCCGGTCGACGACAGCGGTCAGGTGCTGCTCGATGAGTACAAGCGGCTGCTGAACGAGAAGACCAAGCTGGTGGCGGTGACGCAGGTGTCGAACGCGCTGGGCACCGTGGTGCCCGTGCAGGAGATCGTCGAGCTGGCGCATCGTGCCGGCGCGAGAACGCTGGTCGATGGCGCGCAGTCGGTGTCGCACATGCGAGTGAACGTGCGCGCGCTCGATACCGACTTCTTCGTGTTCTCCGGTCACAAGATCTTTGGCCCGACCGGCATAGGCGTGGTCTATGGCAAGCGCAACGTGCTGGAAGACATGCCGCCCTGGCAGGGCGGCGGCAACATGATTCAGGACGTCACCTTCGAACGCACGATCTTCCATCCGCCGCCGGCGCGTTTCGAGGCCGGTACCGGCAACATCGCCGATGCGGTGGGGCTGGGCGCGGCACTCGACTACGTCGACCGCATCGGCATCGAGAACATTGCGCGCTACGAGCATGACCTGCTGGTCTATGCCACGCACGCGATCCGCGACATCCCGGGCGTGCGCCTGATCGGTACCGCGGCCGACAAGGCCAGCGTGCTGTCCTTCGTGCTGAAGGGCTACACGACGGACGAAGTCGGCCAGGCGCTGAACGAGGAAGGCATCGCCGTGCGCACCGGTCACCATTGCGCGCAGCCCATCCTGCGCCGCTTCGGCCTGGAAACTACCGTGCGTCCCTCGCTGGCGTTCTACAACACCTGCGAGGAAGTCGACCGCTTCGCCAACGTTGTCCGGCGGCTGGCGGGGCAACGCAGGGGGTGA
- a CDS encoding acyl-CoA dehydrogenase family protein, which translates to MSTNTHGRLPDGLRDWLQEHAPALNDGTSDDEALLPALAAAGLFAIGVPQSMGGTGGSTGDAVEAIAAVAEHSLTAAFVFWGHRAFIEYLLASPNAALRERRLPALLAGEHAGATGLSNAMKFLCGIESLQIESSRTGDGWRLDGKLPWVTNLRKSGFVFAAAVSSREGEPPFIVALDGRHAGVSRTADLDLIAMRGSNTAALNIDGALIDASDVIAPDARDWLPRVRPGFLGLQCGLSIGLARAALAAAQARCSSARATLQDELDAVGDALAKQVVALLDGLAAQRFVSDAAALFRLRIALADTVQRAVQLELQASGGRAYLADPQFGFARRLQESAFVPVITPSVTQLQGELLKRAQAQARAA; encoded by the coding sequence ATGAGCACGAACACTCACGGACGGCTGCCGGACGGCCTGCGCGACTGGCTGCAGGAACATGCGCCGGCACTGAACGACGGCACCTCCGACGACGAGGCGCTGCTGCCCGCGCTGGCCGCCGCCGGACTGTTCGCCATCGGTGTGCCGCAGTCGATGGGCGGAACCGGTGGCAGCACCGGCGACGCGGTCGAGGCCATCGCTGCGGTGGCCGAGCATTCGCTGACGGCTGCCTTCGTGTTCTGGGGCCATCGCGCCTTCATCGAATACCTGCTCGCCAGCCCGAACGCGGCGCTGCGCGAACGTCGGCTGCCGGCCTTGCTGGCCGGCGAGCACGCCGGCGCGACGGGCCTGTCGAACGCAATGAAATTCCTGTGCGGCATCGAATCGCTGCAGATCGAGTCCAGCCGCACCGGCGACGGCTGGCGTCTGGACGGCAAGCTGCCCTGGGTGACCAATCTGCGCAAGTCGGGTTTCGTGTTCGCGGCGGCGGTGTCGTCGCGCGAAGGCGAACCGCCCTTCATCGTTGCGCTCGACGGTCGCCACGCCGGCGTGTCGCGCACGGCCGATCTCGACCTGATCGCAATGCGCGGCAGCAATACCGCTGCGTTGAACATCGATGGCGCGCTGATCGACGCGTCCGACGTGATCGCGCCGGACGCGCGTGACTGGTTGCCGCGCGTGCGCCCCGGCTTTCTCGGCTTGCAGTGCGGCCTGTCCATCGGCCTGGCGCGCGCCGCACTGGCCGCCGCGCAGGCGCGCTGCAGCAGTGCTCGCGCCACGCTGCAAGACGAACTCGACGCAGTCGGCGACGCGCTGGCCAAGCAGGTGGTGGCGCTGCTCGACGGACTGGCTGCACAGCGCTTCGTCAGCGACGCGGCGGCGCTGTTCCGGCTGCGCATCGCACTGGCCGACACGGTGCAGCGCGCGGTGCAGCTCGAACTTCAGGCGAGCGGCGGTCGCGCCTATCTGGCCGATCCGCAGTTCGGTTTCGCGCGCCGCCTGCAGGAATCGGCTTTCGTGCCGGTCATCACGCCCAGCGTCACCCAACTGCAGGGCGAATTGCTGAAGCGCGCACAGGCGCAGGCGAGGGCGGCGTGA
- a CDS encoding rhodanese-like domain-containing protein encodes MTAATADALASSPSAAVLQAPPLSIARERAEHDALLYAGGITPDQAWALVSAGDAVLVDVRTAEERKFVGHVPGSIHVAWATGTSMTRNPRFVKELEAKVGKDAVILLLCRSGKRSAAAAEAAAKAGFRHVFNVLEGFEGELNAESQRRNSGGWVVSGLPWQQD; translated from the coding sequence ATGACTGCTGCAACTGCGGACGCCCTTGCGTCCTCACCCAGTGCGGCGGTGCTTCAAGCACCACCGCTTTCGATTGCCCGCGAGCGAGCCGAGCACGACGCGCTGCTGTACGCCGGCGGCATCACGCCGGACCAGGCCTGGGCACTGGTGTCGGCGGGCGACGCCGTACTGGTGGACGTACGGACCGCAGAGGAGCGCAAGTTTGTTGGTCACGTGCCCGGCAGCATCCATGTCGCCTGGGCGACGGGCACATCGATGACGCGCAATCCGCGCTTCGTCAAGGAACTGGAAGCCAAGGTTGGCAAGGACGCCGTCATCCTGCTGTTGTGTCGCAGCGGCAAGCGTTCGGCTGCCGCTGCCGAGGCCGCGGCGAAAGCCGGCTTCCGTCACGTGTTCAACGTGCTCGAAGGCTTCGAAGGCGAGTTGAACGCAGAGAGCCAGCGTCGCAACAGTGGTGGCTGGGTGGTCAGCGGCCTGCCCTGGCAACAGGATTGA
- a CDS encoding family 2A encapsulin nanocompartment shell protein encodes MADTPEQLALGDNAARQLANATKTVPQLSTITPRWLVHLLQWLPVEAGIYRVNRVKNPQDVRVACSQRDEAELPQIFVDYDEQPREYFLNAVTTVLDVHTRVSDLYSSPHDQIKEQLRLTIETIKERQESELINNPEYGLLANVHDDQRISTLTGAPTPDDLDDLIGKVWKEPGFFLTHPLAIAAFGRECTRRGVPPPTVSLFGSQFLTWRGLPLIPSDKVPVEDGKTKIILLRTGEKRQGVVGLFQPGLAGEQSPGLSVRFMGINRNAIASYLISLYCSLAVLTEDALAVLDDVEIGKYHEYPDTYKQ; translated from the coding sequence ATGGCCGACACACCCGAACAGCTTGCGCTTGGCGACAACGCCGCCCGCCAGCTTGCCAACGCCACCAAGACCGTCCCGCAGCTATCGACCATCACACCGCGCTGGCTGGTTCATCTGCTGCAGTGGCTGCCGGTCGAGGCGGGCATCTACCGCGTGAACCGCGTCAAGAACCCGCAGGACGTGCGTGTCGCGTGCTCGCAGCGCGACGAAGCGGAACTGCCGCAGATCTTCGTCGACTACGACGAACAGCCGCGCGAGTACTTCCTGAATGCGGTCACCACCGTGCTCGACGTGCACACCCGCGTGTCCGACCTGTACAGCAGTCCGCACGACCAGATCAAGGAGCAGCTGCGTCTGACCATCGAAACGATCAAGGAGCGGCAGGAGAGCGAACTGATCAACAACCCCGAATACGGCCTGCTGGCCAACGTGCACGACGACCAGCGCATTTCGACGCTGACCGGCGCGCCGACACCGGACGATCTGGACGACCTGATCGGCAAGGTGTGGAAGGAGCCCGGCTTCTTCCTGACCCATCCGCTGGCGATCGCCGCTTTCGGCCGCGAATGCACGCGCCGCGGCGTGCCGCCGCCGACTGTTAGCCTGTTCGGTTCGCAGTTCCTGACCTGGCGCGGCCTGCCGCTGATCCCGTCGGACAAGGTGCCGGTCGAGGACGGCAAAACCAAGATCATTCTGCTGCGTACCGGCGAGAAGCGTCAGGGCGTGGTCGGCCTGTTCCAGCCGGGTCTGGCCGGTGAACAGAGTCCGGGCCTGTCGGTCCGTTTCATGGGCATCAACCGCAACGCGATCGCGTCCTACCTGATCTCGCTGTATTGCTCTCTGGCCGTGCTGACCGAAGACGCGCTGGCTGTGCTCGATGACGTGGAGATCGGCAAGTACCATGAGTATCCCGACACCTACAAGCAGTAA
- a CDS encoding helix-turn-helix domain-containing protein — protein MTARRGRPTPPLAEALTRRFGRAVRRTRELRGWSQEVLAERAELNRSYLGEVERGSAMPSLATVVKLALALELPAGDLLDGCERMDELPAAVQHTIA, from the coding sequence ATGACAGCCCGGCGCGGAAGGCCGACGCCACCTCTGGCCGAGGCGCTGACGCGGCGCTTCGGCCGTGCGGTGCGGCGGACGCGCGAATTGCGCGGCTGGTCGCAGGAGGTACTGGCAGAGCGCGCCGAACTCAATCGCTCCTACCTCGGCGAGGTCGAGCGCGGCAGCGCGATGCCCTCGCTCGCCACGGTGGTCAAGCTCGCGCTGGCGCTCGAATTGCCGGCCGGCGATCTGCTCGACGGCTGCGAACGCATGGACGAGCTGCCAGCTGCCGTGCAGCACACGATCGCCTGA
- a CDS encoding sigma-54 interaction domain-containing protein: protein MSHNAALQNGKRLTFARPEEMALSIRATALVFEDPASTALLSDIELIAAREVTAMIIGETGTGKELVARHVHAVSGRAGPFVAVNCGALSEALIDAELFGHEAGAYTGASHARAGWFEAANGGTLFLDEIGDMPAALQVKLLRVLQERQVVRLGSRSAIPVDVRLIAATNVDLWRAVNAGRFRADLYYRLNVAPIKLPPLRERRGDIPPLIDYFAAQYARRLDIADVSFTPRAREALVAHDWPGNIRELENVVHYALIVSRDGRVDIDDLRLANASLAPAAQPTPTSPADTPTQLLERIAGDLRRLVELHVPELHDTLEKLLVSTAFEACRHNQVHTAEALSVSRYVLRTQLKRHGLLDVARTRTTA, encoded by the coding sequence ATGAGCCACAACGCCGCACTGCAGAACGGAAAGCGCCTCACCTTCGCCCGACCGGAGGAGATGGCGCTGTCGATACGTGCCACCGCGCTGGTGTTCGAGGACCCGGCGTCGACCGCGCTGCTGTCCGACATTGAGCTGATCGCGGCACGCGAAGTGACGGCGATGATCATCGGCGAGACCGGTACCGGCAAGGAACTGGTGGCACGACACGTTCACGCGGTCAGCGGTCGCGCCGGCCCCTTCGTCGCCGTCAACTGCGGCGCGCTGAGCGAAGCGCTGATCGACGCCGAGCTGTTCGGCCACGAAGCAGGTGCCTATACCGGTGCTTCGCACGCGCGCGCCGGATGGTTCGAGGCGGCCAACGGCGGCACCCTCTTTCTCGACGAGATCGGTGACATGCCGGCGGCGCTGCAGGTGAAGCTGCTGCGCGTGCTGCAGGAGCGGCAGGTGGTACGCCTGGGTTCGCGCAGCGCGATACCGGTGGATGTGCGGCTGATCGCTGCCACCAACGTGGACCTGTGGCGGGCAGTGAACGCCGGCCGCTTCCGCGCCGATCTCTACTACCGCCTCAATGTGGCGCCGATCAAGCTGCCGCCTCTACGCGAACGCCGCGGCGACATCCCGCCGCTGATCGACTATTTCGCCGCGCAATACGCGCGCCGGCTCGACATCGCCGACGTCAGTTTCACACCGCGCGCCCGCGAGGCGCTGGTCGCGCATGACTGGCCGGGCAATATCCGTGAGCTCGAGAACGTCGTCCACTATGCGCTCATCGTCAGCCGCGACGGCCGTGTCGACATCGACGACCTGCGCCTCGCCAACGCTTCGCTCGCCCCCGCCGCGCAGCCAACTCCGACATCTCCCGCCGACACACCGACGCAACTGCTCGAACGCATCGCGGGTGACCTGCGGCGCCTGGTCGAGCTGCACGTACCCGAGCTGCACGACACCCTCGAAAAACTCCTGGTGAGCACTGCATTCGAAGCCTGCCGGCACAACCAGGTCCATACGGCCGAAGCACTGTCGGTGTCGCGCTACGTGCTGCGCACCCAGCTCAAGCGGCACGGCCTGCTCGACGTCGCGCGTACCCGCACCACAGCCTGA
- a CDS encoding ABC transporter ATP-binding protein, with amino-acid sequence MNAAVPKALLRQEPAALAAPVSTLLARDLAYAYDGGRPVFSGVSIEVRPREIVCLLGGSGCGKSSLLRVLARLEVPASGDIHFLGEPLRAPHPRAALVFQQPGLLPWLDAAGNVGFGLDFEHQPRLARSERAARIEHALSAVGLAGHGHRYPAQLSGGMAQRVALARALAREPQLLFADEPFSALDAITRAEMQALLVELVHRWHTAALLVTHDIDEAILVADRILLMGGTPGRIVREWTVDIERPREAQPAAVTALRLDILNALRVLRAH; translated from the coding sequence GTGAACGCAGCGGTGCCCAAGGCGCTGCTGCGCCAGGAGCCGGCGGCGCTCGCCGCGCCGGTGTCCACGCTGCTGGCACGTGATCTTGCTTACGCCTATGACGGCGGCAGGCCGGTGTTCAGCGGCGTGTCGATCGAGGTCCGGCCGCGCGAGATCGTCTGCCTGCTGGGTGGCAGCGGATGCGGCAAGTCTTCGTTGCTGCGCGTGCTCGCGCGGCTGGAGGTGCCTGCCTCGGGTGACATCCACTTCCTCGGCGAGCCGCTGCGGGCGCCGCATCCGCGCGCCGCACTCGTTTTCCAGCAGCCGGGGCTGCTGCCCTGGCTTGATGCGGCGGGCAATGTCGGCTTCGGCCTCGACTTCGAACATCAACCTCGACTGGCGCGCAGCGAGCGCGCGGCGCGCATCGAGCACGCGCTTTCCGCGGTGGGCCTGGCGGGACACGGACATCGCTATCCGGCACAGCTGTCCGGCGGCATGGCGCAGCGCGTGGCCCTTGCCCGCGCGCTGGCGCGCGAGCCGCAGCTGCTGTTTGCCGACGAACCGTTCTCCGCACTCGACGCCATCACGCGCGCCGAAATGCAGGCGCTGCTGGTGGAGCTGGTGCATCGCTGGCACACCGCGGCGCTGCTGGTTACGCACGACATCGACGAAGCCATCCTGGTGGCCGACCGCATCCTGCTGATGGGCGGAACGCCTGGCCGCATCGTCCGCGAATGGACAGTGGATATCGAGCGCCCTCGTGAGGCGCAGCCTGCGGCCGTGACCGCCTTGCGGCTGGACATCCTGAACGCGCTGCGGGTGCTGCGCGCGCATTGA
- a CDS encoding sulfate ABC transporter substrate-binding protein, whose translation MHTRRTTLISAALLALVTVALPVRAQTTLLNVSYDVSRELYKDINPAFAAHWKTQSGDTLTLNQSHGGSSKQAGAVIGGLEADVVTMNQSPDIDILVKNGLVSADWRKRLPNDATPYTTTTVFLVRKGNPKAIKDWSDLTRAGLQVIVPNPKTSGNGRYTYLAAWGYALNKANDEAAAKDFVSKLFANVPVLDGGGRGATTTFTQRGIGDVLVTFENEAVLLDKELGGDQFDIVYPSLSIEAAAPVAVVDKVVDKRATRRQAEAYLQYLYSAEGQDIIARHHFRPRSEAALKKYAKQFPPVSTFTVEAKLGGWDAVQKTHFADGGIYDQIVTRR comes from the coding sequence ATGCACACCCGCCGCACAACCCTGATTTCCGCCGCCCTGCTCGCACTGGTCACCGTTGCGCTGCCGGTGCGGGCGCAGACCACACTGCTCAACGTGAGCTACGACGTGTCGCGCGAGCTGTACAAGGACATCAACCCGGCGTTCGCCGCGCACTGGAAGACCCAGTCGGGCGACACGCTGACGCTGAACCAGTCGCACGGCGGATCGAGCAAGCAGGCCGGCGCCGTGATCGGCGGACTGGAAGCCGACGTGGTGACGATGAACCAGTCACCGGACATCGACATCCTGGTGAAGAACGGTCTGGTATCGGCCGACTGGCGCAAGCGCCTGCCGAACGACGCGACGCCCTACACCACGACCACCGTATTCCTGGTGCGCAAGGGCAATCCGAAGGCGATCAAGGACTGGTCCGACCTGACCCGCGCTGGTCTGCAGGTGATCGTGCCCAACCCGAAAACCTCGGGCAATGGCCGCTACACCTATCTCGCCGCCTGGGGCTATGCGCTGAACAAGGCGAACGACGAGGCGGCGGCCAAGGACTTCGTCAGCAAGCTGTTCGCCAACGTGCCGGTGCTCGACGGCGGTGGCCGCGGCGCCACCACCACCTTCACCCAGCGCGGCATCGGCGACGTTCTGGTCACCTTCGAGAACGAGGCGGTACTGCTGGACAAGGAACTGGGCGGCGACCAGTTCGACATCGTCTATCCCTCGCTGTCGATCGAGGCGGCCGCCCCGGTGGCCGTGGTCGACAAGGTGGTCGACAAGCGCGCCACACGCAGGCAGGCAGAGGCCTATCTGCAGTACCTGTACTCGGCCGAAGGCCAGGACATCATTGCCCGTCACCACTTCCGCCCGCGCAGCGAGGCGGCGCTGAAGAAGTACGCCAAGCAGTTCCCGCCGGTGAGCACATTCACGGTCGAGGCAAAGCTGGGCGGCTGGGATGCGGTGCAGAAGACTCACTTCGCCGACGGCGGCATCTACGACCAGATCGTCACCCGCCGCTGA
- the epsC gene encoding serine O-acetyltransferase EpsC, with amino-acid sequence MTLKKGGLTRATDSEGSWQLDRIVSELHDIRTRWRGAQQRTTECGAREFPSREALRDIAEALCGALFPMRLGPSDLHQESEDFYIGYTLDAALNALLHQVRLELRYDARRAASPQADVDLLARAIVAEFALSLPGLRALLDTDVLAAYQGDPAARSVDEVLLCYPGVLAVIHHRIAHKLYALGVPLVARIISEAAHSSTGIDIHPGAQIGAGFFIDHGTGVVIGETAVIGERVRLYQAVTLGAKRFPADEAGTLQKGLPRHPVVEDDVVIYAGATILGRVTIGRGSTIGGNVWLTRSVPPGSQVTQANLQNVPVAAELVEP; translated from the coding sequence ATGACACTCAAGAAGGGCGGCCTCACGAGGGCGACCGATTCCGAAGGGTCGTGGCAGCTCGATCGCATCGTGTCCGAGCTGCACGATATCCGCACCCGCTGGCGTGGCGCGCAGCAGCGCACGACAGAGTGCGGCGCGCGCGAATTCCCGTCGCGCGAGGCGCTTCGCGATATCGCTGAGGCGCTGTGCGGTGCGCTGTTCCCGATGCGGCTCGGCCCGTCCGATCTGCATCAGGAAAGCGAGGACTTCTACATCGGCTACACGCTGGACGCCGCGCTCAACGCGCTGCTGCACCAGGTGCGGCTGGAACTGCGTTACGACGCGCGTCGTGCGGCATCTCCGCAGGCTGACGTCGACCTGCTCGCTCGCGCCATTGTTGCCGAGTTCGCACTGTCGCTGCCCGGCCTGCGTGCGCTGCTCGACACCGACGTGCTGGCGGCCTACCAGGGCGACCCGGCCGCGCGCAGCGTGGACGAGGTGCTGCTGTGCTACCCGGGCGTACTCGCCGTCATTCATCACCGCATTGCGCACAAGCTGTACGCGCTGGGCGTGCCGCTGGTTGCACGCATCATTTCTGAGGCCGCGCACTCGAGCACAGGCATCGACATCCACCCTGGGGCGCAGATCGGCGCCGGCTTCTTCATCGATCACGGCACCGGTGTCGTGATCGGTGAAACCGCGGTAATCGGCGAGCGCGTGCGGCTCTACCAGGCGGTCACGCTGGGCGCCAAGCGCTTCCCGGCAGACGAGGCCGGCACGCTGCAGAAAGGGCTGCCGCGTCATCCGGTGGTCGAGGACGACGTGGTCATCTACGCCGGAGCGACCATCCTTGGCCGCGTCACGATAGGACGGGGTTCCACCATAGGCGGCAATGTGTGGCTCACGCGCAGCGTGCCGCCCGGCAGCCAGGTCACGCAGGCCAATTTGCAGAACGTGCCGGTCGCGGCGGAACTGGTCGAGCCATGA
- a CDS encoding carboxymuconolactone decarboxylase family protein, with protein MTRLTLHTADTAPEGSRALVERVIANNGFLPNLIAALSNAPVALETYLTVGEINGRASLSLAEREVVQIIAATIHGCDFCVAGHSAIALKKAGFDKAAVVALQHGRPVGDARLDALAAFAREVIATRGAVRDAALAEFTGAGFLPAQALEVILGISLATLCNFANNLAQSPVNPQLEPFRAGVLTA; from the coding sequence ATGACCCGCCTCACCCTGCACACCGCCGATACCGCACCCGAAGGAAGCCGTGCCCTCGTCGAGCGCGTGATCGCCAACAACGGCTTCCTGCCCAACCTGATCGCCGCGCTGTCGAACGCGCCGGTCGCGCTCGAAACCTATCTGACGGTGGGCGAGATAAATGGTCGCGCCAGCCTGTCGCTGGCCGAGCGCGAGGTGGTACAGATCATCGCCGCCACCATCCACGGCTGCGACTTCTGCGTGGCCGGCCACAGCGCCATTGCGCTGAAGAAGGCGGGCTTCGACAAGGCGGCGGTGGTCGCGTTGCAGCACGGGCGTCCGGTCGGTGATGCGAGACTCGACGCACTGGCTGCGTTCGCCCGCGAGGTCATTGCCACCCGTGGTGCGGTCCGCGATGCCGCGCTGGCGGAGTTCACCGGCGCCGGTTTTTTGCCCGCGCAGGCGCTCGAAGTCATCCTCGGCATCAGCCTGGCGACGCTGTGCAACTTCGCCAACAATCTGGCGCAGAGCCCGGTCAATCCGCAGCTCGAACCCTTCCGTGCCGGTGTGCTGACGGCATGA